A stretch of the Bordetella genomosp. 8 genome encodes the following:
- the gatC gene encoding Asp-tRNA(Asn)/Glu-tRNA(Gln) amidotransferase subunit GatC has protein sequence MALNEEDVARIARLARIELTPERRAHALQELNGMLHIIERLQQEDTAGVEPMAHPLSALDEVELRLREDKVTESGSESERAALMSNAPEAQAGLFLVPKVLE, from the coding sequence ATGGCGCTTAACGAAGAAGACGTGGCCCGCATTGCCCGGCTGGCCCGAATCGAGCTCACTCCCGAACGCCGCGCGCACGCGCTGCAGGAGCTCAACGGCATGCTCCACATCATCGAGCGCCTGCAGCAGGAAGACACCGCGGGCGTCGAGCCCATGGCCCATCCCCTGTCCGCGCTGGACGAAGTCGAATTGCGCCTGCGTGAAGACAAAGTGACGGAATCCGGCTCCGAAAGCGAGCGTGCGGCCCTGATGAGCAACGCGCCCGAGGCGCAGGCCGGCCTGTTCCTGGTCCCCAAGGTGTTGGAGTAA
- the mutY gene encoding A/G-specific adenine glycosylase, giving the protein MDFATRIATWQQRHGRHDLPWQNTRDPYRIWLSEIMLQQTQVSTVIPYYQRFLERFPDLHALAGAEQEDVMPYWAGLGYYARARNLHRCAREIVSDWGGRFPPDAAAIATLPGIGRSTAAAIAAFAYGERSPIMDGNVKRVFARHFGIEGDPTRRETEIRLWDLADAQLAGGAGHEVDMGAYTQGLMDLGATLCVRSKPLCDRCPVSETCIARRDGRQAELPTPRVRKASPERSTGMLVLQHRDRVLLQQRPSPGIWGGLWSLPEFDPTLDAASACRELGATPDTVYELAAFAHTFTHFRLHVRPWYVIVAQAPDLDGKPWQWVDAAGLAAVALPAPVRKLVDGLFAADLAALAPRS; this is encoded by the coding sequence ATGGACTTTGCAACCCGTATTGCGACCTGGCAACAGCGCCATGGACGCCACGACCTGCCCTGGCAGAACACGCGCGACCCGTATCGCATCTGGCTGTCGGAAATCATGCTGCAGCAGACCCAGGTGAGCACGGTCATCCCCTACTACCAGCGCTTCCTGGAACGCTTCCCCGACCTGCATGCCCTGGCCGGCGCCGAGCAGGAAGACGTCATGCCCTATTGGGCGGGACTGGGCTATTACGCGCGCGCCCGCAACCTGCATCGCTGTGCGCGGGAGATCGTGAGCGACTGGGGCGGGCGCTTCCCGCCCGATGCGGCCGCCATCGCGACGCTACCCGGCATAGGCCGTTCCACCGCGGCCGCCATCGCGGCCTTCGCCTATGGCGAACGCTCGCCCATCATGGACGGCAACGTCAAACGGGTATTCGCGCGCCACTTTGGCATCGAGGGAGATCCCACCCGCCGGGAGACCGAGATCCGCCTGTGGGACCTGGCGGACGCGCAGTTGGCGGGCGGCGCGGGGCATGAGGTCGACATGGGCGCCTATACCCAGGGCCTGATGGACCTGGGCGCGACGCTATGCGTACGCAGCAAGCCCTTGTGCGACCGCTGCCCCGTCAGCGAGACCTGTATCGCGCGCCGCGATGGGCGCCAGGCCGAGCTGCCCACGCCCAGGGTGCGCAAGGCGTCGCCGGAGCGAAGCACGGGCATGCTGGTGCTGCAGCACCGCGACCGCGTCCTGCTGCAACAGCGCCCGTCGCCGGGCATCTGGGGCGGATTGTGGAGCCTGCCGGAATTCGATCCCACGCTGGACGCGGCGTCGGCCTGCCGCGAGCTGGGCGCGACGCCGGACACCGTCTACGAACTGGCGGCGTTCGCGCACACGTTCACGCACTTCCGGCTGCATGTGCGGCCCTGGTACGTCATCGTGGCGCAAGCGCCGGATCTGGACGGCAAGCCGTGGCAGTGGGTCGACGCGGCCGGCCTGGCCGCGGTGGCCCTGCCGGCGCCGGTGCGCAAACTGGTCGACGGACTGTTCGCGGCCGACCTGGCGGCGCTGGCGCCTAGGTCTTGA
- the gatA gene encoding Asp-tRNA(Asn)/Glu-tRNA(Gln) amidotransferase subunit GatA, whose product MSKSALHTQFADIAALRQALDRREVSAVELASSALDAAQSAAGLNAFLHIDAELTLDQARAADAALASGTAGPLTGVPIAHKDAFVTRGWRTTAGSRMLDGYVSPFDATVVERLQQAGAVSIGKLNCDEFAMGSGNENSAYGPVRNPWDTNAVPGGSSGGSAAAVAARLVAAATGTDTGGSVRQPAALCGVTGIKPTYGTVSRFGIVAFGSSLDQAGPLAASSRDALALLDAMAGFDPRDATSVERCGKDANEPGRVRRDFDTAQAAYDAAGAQPLAGLRIGVPAEYLGDGLADEVRAAVEAALAQFVALGARRVDISLPRTELAIPAYYVIAPAEASSNLARYDGVRYGHRAAQYGDLTEMISRSRAEGFGDEVRRRILIGTYVLSHGYYDAYYLQAQRLRRLIAQDFQRALTQCDVIMGPVAPTVAKNIGDNRDDPTADWLADVYTLGVSLAGLPAMSVPCGFGAGAHASRPVGLQIIGNYFDEGRLLAIADRYQQASDWHRRSPGDQHAGSTVEHN is encoded by the coding sequence ATGAGCAAATCCGCCCTGCACACACAATTCGCCGATATCGCGGCCCTGCGCCAGGCGCTGGACCGCCGCGAAGTCAGCGCCGTCGAGCTGGCGTCCAGCGCGCTGGACGCCGCCCAGTCGGCCGCCGGCCTCAATGCCTTCCTGCACATCGACGCCGAGCTGACCCTGGACCAGGCGCGCGCCGCCGATGCCGCCCTGGCGTCGGGCACGGCCGGCCCACTGACGGGCGTTCCCATCGCGCACAAGGACGCCTTCGTGACGCGTGGCTGGCGCACGACGGCCGGCAGCCGCATGCTGGACGGCTACGTCAGCCCATTTGATGCCACCGTGGTCGAGCGCCTGCAACAGGCTGGCGCGGTGTCCATCGGCAAGCTGAACTGCGACGAATTCGCCATGGGGTCCGGCAACGAGAACTCCGCCTACGGCCCGGTACGCAATCCCTGGGACACCAATGCCGTGCCCGGCGGTTCCTCGGGCGGATCGGCGGCCGCCGTGGCGGCGCGCCTAGTGGCCGCGGCCACCGGCACCGATACCGGCGGCTCGGTGCGGCAGCCCGCCGCGCTGTGCGGCGTCACCGGCATCAAGCCCACCTACGGCACCGTGTCGCGCTTCGGCATCGTGGCCTTCGGCTCCAGCCTGGACCAGGCGGGTCCGCTGGCTGCCAGCAGCCGCGATGCGCTGGCCCTGCTGGACGCCATGGCGGGCTTCGATCCACGCGATGCCACCAGCGTCGAACGCTGCGGCAAGGACGCCAACGAACCGGGCCGCGTGCGGCGCGACTTCGATACGGCCCAGGCGGCCTATGACGCCGCCGGCGCCCAGCCTCTGGCTGGCCTGCGCATCGGCGTGCCGGCGGAATACCTGGGCGACGGCCTGGCCGACGAAGTCCGTGCCGCCGTGGAAGCGGCCCTGGCGCAGTTCGTCGCGCTGGGCGCGCGGCGCGTGGATATTTCGCTGCCGCGCACCGAACTGGCGATTCCCGCCTATTACGTCATCGCACCGGCCGAAGCGTCCAGCAACCTGGCGCGCTACGACGGCGTGCGCTACGGCCATCGCGCCGCGCAGTACGGCGACCTGACGGAAATGATCAGCCGCTCGCGCGCCGAAGGCTTCGGCGACGAAGTGCGGCGCCGCATCCTGATCGGCACCTATGTGCTGTCGCACGGCTATTACGACGCCTATTACCTGCAGGCCCAGCGCCTGCGCCGCCTGATCGCGCAGGACTTCCAGCGCGCGCTGACGCAGTGCGACGTCATCATGGGACCGGTGGCGCCCACGGTGGCGAAGAACATCGGCGACAACCGCGACGATCCCACGGCGGACTGGCTGGCGGACGTCTACACCCTGGGCGTCAGCCTGGCCGGCTTGCCCGCGATGTCGGTGCCTTGCGGCTTCGGCGCCGGCGCGCACGCCAGCCGGCCGGTGGGCCTGCAGATCATCGGCAACTACTTCGACGAAGGCCGCCTGCTGGCGATCGCCGATCGCTACCAGCAGGCAAGCGACTGGCACCGCCGGTCCCCCGGCGATCAGCACGCCGGCAGCACGGTGGAGCACAACTGA
- the gatB gene encoding Asp-tRNA(Asn)/Glu-tRNA(Gln) amidotransferase subunit GatB, producing the protein MNWEIVIGLETHTQLSTESKIFSGSSTRFGAAPNTQANLVDLALPGSLPVMNRAAAERAIRFGLAVGGRIAPRSIFARKNYFYPDLPKGYQISQYEIPVVSGGSISFFVGETAKTVQLTRAHLEEDAGKSLHDEFHLANGAPASGIDLNRAGTPLLEIVSEPEMRSAAEAVAYARALHSLVVWLGICDGNMQEGSFRCDANVSVRPVGQKEFGTRAEIKNVNSFRFLERAIIYEARRQIELIEDGGTVVQETRLYDADRDETRSMRSKEDAHDYRYFPDPDLPPLVIASSWVEEVRATMPELPADKRARFETKYGLSAYDAAQLTTSRDMADYFEAVARALPDGQAKQAANWVMGELAAALNRSEIEVAASPVAAPALAALIARILDGTISNKIAREVFAGMWAGEQGGQADAIIEARGLKQISDTGAIGAMIDEVLAANPAVVEEYRAGKQKAFNSLVGQIMKAAKGKANPQQVNDLLKQKLG; encoded by the coding sequence ATGAACTGGGAAATCGTCATCGGGCTGGAAACGCATACGCAGCTTTCCACCGAATCGAAAATCTTCTCCGGCAGCAGCACGCGCTTCGGCGCGGCGCCGAACACGCAGGCGAACCTGGTCGACCTGGCCCTGCCGGGCAGCCTGCCGGTGATGAACCGCGCGGCGGCGGAGCGGGCGATCCGCTTCGGGCTCGCCGTCGGCGGGCGCATCGCGCCGCGCTCGATCTTCGCCCGCAAGAATTATTTCTATCCCGACCTGCCCAAGGGTTACCAGATCAGCCAGTACGAGATCCCGGTGGTCAGCGGCGGCTCGATCTCGTTCTTCGTCGGTGAAACGGCCAAGACCGTGCAGTTGACGCGCGCGCACCTGGAAGAGGACGCCGGCAAGTCGCTGCACGACGAGTTCCACCTGGCCAACGGCGCGCCGGCCAGCGGCATCGACCTGAACCGCGCCGGCACGCCCCTGCTGGAAATCGTCAGCGAACCGGAAATGCGTTCGGCCGCCGAAGCCGTGGCCTATGCCCGCGCGCTGCACAGCCTGGTGGTCTGGCTGGGGATATGCGACGGCAATATGCAGGAAGGCTCGTTCCGCTGCGACGCCAACGTGTCGGTGCGCCCGGTCGGGCAGAAGGAATTCGGCACCCGCGCGGAGATCAAGAACGTCAACTCCTTCCGCTTCCTGGAACGCGCCATCATCTACGAAGCGCGCCGGCAGATCGAATTGATCGAAGACGGCGGCACGGTGGTGCAGGAAACCCGCCTGTACGACGCGGACCGCGACGAAACCCGCAGCATGCGCAGCAAGGAAGACGCGCACGACTACCGCTACTTCCCCGATCCGGACCTGCCGCCGCTGGTGATCGCATCGTCGTGGGTGGAAGAGGTACGCGCCACCATGCCGGAATTGCCGGCCGACAAACGCGCCCGCTTCGAAACGAAATATGGGCTGTCGGCCTACGATGCGGCGCAATTGACCACCAGCCGCGACATGGCCGACTACTTCGAAGCGGTCGCGCGCGCGCTGCCTGACGGCCAGGCCAAGCAGGCGGCCAACTGGGTGATGGGCGAACTGGCCGCGGCGCTGAACCGCTCGGAAATCGAAGTCGCCGCGTCGCCCGTCGCCGCGCCTGCGCTGGCGGCGCTGATCGCTCGCATCCTGGACGGCACGATCTCCAACAAGATCGCCCGTGAAGTGTTTGCCGGGATGTGGGCGGGCGAACAGGGCGGCCAGGCCGACGCCATCATCGAGGCGCGCGGACTCAAGCAGATCAGCGATACGGGCGCGATCGGCGCCATGATCGACGAGGTCCTGGCGGCCAACCCCGCCGTGGTCGAAGAGTACCGGGCGGGCAAGCAGAAGGCCTTCAATTCCCTGGTGGGGCAGATCATGAAAGCCGCCAAGGGCAAGGCCAACCCGCAGCAGGTCAACGACCTGCTGAAGCAGAAGCTGGGATAG
- the mreC gene encoding rod shape-determining protein MreC, with protein sequence MPQLNATTPRLFRHGLPAEAKLAILVVLALALLVGDSQWRVLEPVRRYVSVALYPFQRAVLLPRDMVQQVNEWYNAANLVRTENEALQRQRIELAQVATHAAQMAAENAQLRRLLGVTDTLAQQAVVVEVLYEPPNAFNQRLVFNKGSSQGLAPGMPVIDEGGVVGQIVRTTPMTAEAALVTDEQVSIPVQILRNGLRLIAFGGNQPGKMEVRYLAANADIKEGDTIITSGVGGLFPAGLPVAKVTKVERDTASGFARALCEPLAHPERYRHFLVLQVDVKRAEVNRQEADSSESDKPE encoded by the coding sequence ATGCCTCAACTTAACGCCACCACACCGCGGCTGTTCCGACACGGCCTGCCCGCCGAGGCGAAGCTGGCGATCCTGGTCGTTCTGGCCCTGGCGCTATTGGTGGGCGACTCGCAGTGGCGCGTGCTGGAACCCGTGCGGCGCTACGTCTCCGTCGCCCTGTATCCCTTCCAGCGCGCCGTGCTGCTGCCGCGGGACATGGTCCAGCAGGTCAACGAGTGGTACAACGCCGCCAACCTGGTGCGCACGGAAAACGAAGCCTTGCAGCGCCAGCGCATCGAACTGGCGCAGGTGGCCACGCATGCCGCCCAGATGGCTGCCGAAAACGCCCAACTGCGCCGCCTGCTGGGCGTGACGGATACCCTGGCGCAACAGGCGGTGGTGGTGGAGGTGCTGTACGAGCCGCCCAATGCCTTCAACCAGCGGCTGGTCTTCAACAAGGGCAGCAGCCAGGGCCTCGCCCCCGGCATGCCGGTCATCGACGAAGGCGGCGTGGTCGGGCAGATCGTGCGTACGACGCCGATGACGGCGGAGGCCGCGCTGGTCACCGACGAGCAGGTGTCCATCCCCGTGCAGATCCTGCGCAATGGCCTGCGCCTCATCGCTTTCGGCGGTAATCAGCCGGGCAAGATGGAGGTGCGCTATCTTGCCGCCAATGCCGACATCAAAGAGGGCGATACTATTATCACCAGCGGTGTGGGCGGTCTGTTCCCCGCGGGCCTGCCGGTGGCGAAAGTGACCAAGGTGGAACGCGATACCGCCTCGGGCTTCGCCCGCGCCCTGTGCGAACCGCTGGCCCACCCCGAGCGGTATCGTCACTTCCTCGTTCTGCAGGTCGACGTCAAGCGCGCCGAAGTCAACCGCCAGGAGGCAGACTCCAGTGAGTCCGATAAACCGGAGTGA
- the rodA gene encoding rod shape-determining protein RodA, which translates to MKRLALILLRVVTAFDWPLLCILCLLTALGLTVMHSAVGSTDWRFADQSRNFVIAFFAMWVVALLPPKWLMKLAPPAYVVGVALLLAVELFGETSKGATRWLNLGVTRIQPSEMMKIALPLMLAWYFQRHEGQVRIRDFLFAGLLLGVPFLLIVRQPDLGTALLVFGAGFCVIYFAGLSFKLLIPVVLAAVIGIGTLVSYEDQLCQPEVDWVVLHDYQKHRVCTLLDPSTDPLGKGFHTIQSMIAVGSGGLYGKGYMKGTQTHLDFIPERTTDFIFAVYAEEFGLYGGVLILVLYGLLIARGLTIATRATSQFGRLLSGSLTMMFFIYVFVNIGMVTGILPVVGVPLPFMSYGGTALLTVGIACGMLMSINRHRSVKT; encoded by the coding sequence ATGAAGCGCCTGGCCCTGATCCTGCTGCGCGTCGTGACGGCGTTCGACTGGCCCTTGCTGTGCATCCTCTGCCTGTTGACGGCCCTGGGCCTGACCGTGATGCATTCGGCGGTGGGCAGCACCGACTGGCGCTTCGCCGACCAGTCGCGCAACTTCGTCATCGCTTTCTTCGCCATGTGGGTGGTGGCGCTGCTGCCGCCCAAGTGGCTGATGAAGCTGGCTCCCCCGGCTTATGTGGTCGGCGTGGCGCTGCTGCTGGCCGTCGAGCTTTTCGGCGAAACCAGCAAGGGCGCGACGCGCTGGCTGAACCTGGGCGTGACGCGCATCCAGCCTTCGGAAATGATGAAGATCGCGCTGCCCCTGATGCTGGCCTGGTATTTCCAGCGGCATGAGGGCCAGGTCCGTATACGCGACTTCCTGTTCGCCGGCCTGCTGCTGGGCGTGCCGTTCCTGCTTATCGTGCGCCAGCCCGACCTGGGTACCGCGCTGCTGGTGTTCGGCGCGGGTTTCTGTGTCATCTATTTCGCCGGCCTGTCGTTCAAGCTGTTGATACCGGTGGTGCTGGCGGCCGTCATCGGCATCGGCACGCTGGTCAGCTATGAAGACCAGCTTTGCCAGCCGGAAGTGGATTGGGTCGTCCTGCACGACTACCAGAAGCATCGCGTATGCACCCTGCTGGATCCCAGTACCGATCCCCTGGGCAAGGGCTTCCATACGATCCAGTCCATGATCGCGGTGGGCTCCGGCGGCCTGTACGGCAAGGGTTACATGAAGGGTACCCAGACCCACCTGGACTTCATTCCGGAACGTACGACGGACTTCATCTTCGCCGTCTACGCGGAGGAATTCGGGCTCTACGGCGGGGTGTTGATCCTGGTGCTGTATGGGCTGCTGATCGCCCGCGGCCTGACCATCGCGACCCGCGCCACCTCGCAGTTCGGGCGATTGTTGAGCGGCTCGCTGACGATGATGTTCTTCATCTACGTGTTCGTGAACATCGGCATGGTGACCGGCATCCTGCCCGTGGTGGGGGTGCCGCTACCCTTCATGAGCTATGGCGGCACCGCCCTGCTGACCGTCGGCATCGCCTGCGGGATGTTGATGAGCATCAACCGCCATCGTTCGGTCAAGACCTAG
- a CDS encoding rod shape-determining protein, translated as MFGFLRSYFSSDMAIDLGTANTLIYVRGKGIVLDEPSVVAIRHEGGPNGKKIIQAVGHEAKQMLGRVPGNIEAIRPMKDGVIADFTVTEQMLKQFIRMVHPRNMLAPSPRIIVCVPCGSTQVERRAIRESALGAGASHVYLIEEPMAAAIGAGLAVSDASGSMVVDIGGGTTEVAVISLGGMVYKGSVRVGGDKFDEAIVNYIRRNYGMLIGEPTAELIKKQIGSAFPGSEVREIEVKGRNLAEGVPRSFTVSSNEILESLTDPLNQIVSAVKIALEQTPPELGADITDKGIALTGGGALLRDLDRLLQEETGLPVVVADDPLTCVVRGCGEALEHLEKLGAIFIND; from the coding sequence ATGTTCGGATTCCTGCGTAGTTATTTTTCCAGCGATATGGCGATCGATCTCGGCACGGCCAATACGCTGATCTACGTTCGCGGCAAAGGCATCGTGCTGGATGAGCCATCGGTAGTCGCGATCCGCCATGAAGGCGGCCCGAACGGCAAGAAAATCATCCAGGCCGTTGGCCATGAAGCGAAACAGATGCTGGGCCGGGTGCCCGGCAACATCGAAGCCATACGTCCCATGAAGGACGGCGTGATCGCCGACTTCACCGTCACCGAGCAGATGCTCAAGCAGTTCATCCGCATGGTGCACCCCCGCAACATGCTGGCGCCCAGCCCCCGTATCATCGTTTGCGTGCCCTGCGGCTCCACCCAGGTGGAACGTCGCGCGATCCGCGAATCCGCGCTGGGCGCGGGCGCGTCGCATGTGTACCTGATCGAAGAACCCATGGCCGCCGCGATCGGCGCCGGCCTGGCGGTGTCGGACGCCAGCGGCTCCATGGTGGTGGACATCGGCGGCGGTACGACCGAAGTCGCGGTCATCTCGCTGGGCGGCATGGTGTACAAGGGTTCGGTCCGAGTCGGTGGCGACAAGTTCGACGAAGCCATCGTCAACTACATCCGCCGCAACTACGGCATGCTGATCGGCGAACCGACGGCCGAACTGATCAAGAAGCAGATCGGTTCCGCCTTCCCCGGTTCGGAAGTCCGTGAAATCGAAGTCAAGGGCCGCAACCTGGCCGAAGGCGTGCCGCGCAGTTTCACGGTATCGTCCAATGAGATCCTGGAGTCGCTGACCGATCCGTTGAACCAGATCGTGTCGGCGGTGAAGATAGCCCTGGAACAAACCCCGCCCGAGCTGGGCGCGGATATTACCGACAAGGGCATTGCGCTGACCGGGGGCGGTGCGCTGTTGCGCGATCTGGACCGCCTGCTGCAAGAGGAAACCGGTCTGCCCGTAGTGGTGGCGGATGACCCGCTGACCTGCGTGGTGCGGGGCTGCGGCGAAGCGCTGGAGCATCTGGAAAAGCTCGGCGCCATTTTCATCAACGACTGA
- the mrdA gene encoding penicillin-binding protein 2: protein MFEFKKTGAQQKQRFRLRAWVGGAAAILCFGLLVGRFWMLQVDRYEGLSERADRNRIAVVPIPPRRGEILDRNGVVLARNYRTYTLEIVPAQVGNIDALFKALTPVVYLSPTDQRRLKRRIAENSRYATLTLRDNLNDTEAAWFAAHAFQFPGVELRARWVREYPEGKAAAHVVGYIGRISDGDIEELEASGQLGNYRGTDVIGKKGIEKSWETQLHGRTGLEEVEVTAGGRPVRTLRRIDPVPGSDIKLSIDMRLEKVAEEAFGDQRGALVAIDPDTGEVLAFVSQPSYDPNLFVDGIDVDNWRMLNESPDHPLINRPIYGTYPIGSTYKPFVAMAALELGKRRATDRIPDPGYFEFGGQKFRNAAGAVFGPTDMHKALVVSSDTYFFSLGPEIGVDALHDFTKQFGFGQITGIDLDGEKRGVLPSTAWKRSAYKDKDKQRWYAGESVSVAVGQGYNAFTILQLAQATSTLANNGLYRKPHLVHSVEDPRTGLFVTTPSTPNYQIPLHQANLDVVKGAMADVVRVGTARQPFRGAAYQAAGKTGTAQVYSLRGARYHASAVDERLRDHALFMGFAPVDHPRIAVALIVENAGWGASAAAPIARKVFDAWLLQDQPDMPPKQPSVAANENGVTTAAAPVTPAPPAGSRVAGKQPDTPPRRPDASRNQADAPPRQPVVAVRTDARPTTGTDR from the coding sequence ATGTTTGAATTCAAAAAAACCGGCGCTCAGCAGAAGCAGCGCTTCAGGTTGCGAGCATGGGTGGGCGGCGCGGCCGCCATCCTGTGTTTCGGCCTGCTGGTCGGCCGTTTCTGGATGCTGCAGGTGGACCGCTACGAAGGTCTGTCCGAGCGCGCCGACCGCAACCGCATCGCGGTGGTGCCCATTCCGCCGCGCCGCGGCGAGATCCTGGATCGTAACGGTGTCGTGCTGGCGCGCAACTACCGCACCTATACGCTGGAGATCGTGCCCGCGCAGGTGGGCAATATCGATGCGCTGTTCAAGGCCCTGACGCCGGTGGTGTACCTGAGCCCGACCGACCAGCGCCGGCTCAAGCGGCGCATCGCGGAAAACAGCCGGTACGCCACGTTGACGCTGCGCGACAACCTGAACGACACCGAAGCCGCCTGGTTCGCCGCGCACGCATTCCAGTTTCCCGGCGTGGAACTGCGCGCTCGCTGGGTGCGCGAATATCCCGAGGGCAAGGCGGCGGCGCACGTCGTCGGCTATATCGGCCGGATTTCCGATGGCGATATCGAGGAACTGGAGGCCAGCGGCCAACTGGGCAACTACCGCGGCACCGACGTCATCGGCAAGAAAGGCATAGAGAAGAGCTGGGAAACGCAGCTCCACGGCCGCACCGGGCTGGAGGAAGTGGAAGTCACCGCCGGCGGGCGCCCCGTGCGCACCTTGCGCCGCATCGATCCCGTGCCGGGTTCGGACATCAAGCTGTCCATCGACATGCGGCTGGAGAAGGTGGCCGAGGAAGCCTTCGGCGACCAGCGCGGCGCATTGGTGGCGATCGATCCGGACACCGGGGAAGTGCTGGCCTTCGTGTCGCAGCCTTCCTACGATCCCAATCTCTTCGTCGACGGCATCGACGTCGACAACTGGCGCATGCTGAACGAATCGCCGGATCATCCCTTGATCAACCGGCCCATCTACGGCACCTATCCCATCGGGTCCACCTACAAGCCCTTCGTCGCCATGGCCGCGCTGGAGCTGGGCAAGCGCCGGGCCACCGATCGCATTCCCGATCCCGGTTATTTCGAATTCGGCGGACAGAAATTCCGCAACGCGGCCGGCGCGGTCTTCGGTCCCACCGACATGCACAAGGCCCTGGTGGTGTCGTCGGACACCTATTTCTTTTCGCTGGGGCCGGAAATCGGCGTGGACGCGCTGCACGACTTCACCAAGCAGTTCGGATTCGGCCAGATCACCGGCATCGACCTGGACGGCGAAAAGCGCGGCGTGCTGCCGTCCACGGCCTGGAAGCGCAGCGCCTACAAGGACAAGGACAAGCAGCGCTGGTACGCCGGCGAGTCCGTGTCGGTGGCGGTGGGGCAGGGCTACAACGCCTTCACCATCCTGCAGCTGGCGCAAGCCACGTCGACGCTGGCGAACAACGGGCTGTATCGCAAGCCGCATCTGGTGCACTCGGTGGAAGATCCGCGCACGGGCCTGTTCGTCACCACGCCCAGCACGCCGAACTACCAGATACCGTTGCACCAGGCCAACCTGGACGTGGTGAAGGGCGCCATGGCCGACGTGGTGCGTGTGGGCACGGCGCGGCAGCCGTTTCGCGGCGCGGCCTACCAGGCGGCCGGCAAGACCGGCACCGCGCAGGTCTACAGCCTGCGTGGCGCGCGCTATCACGCCAGCGCCGTGGACGAGCGGCTGCGCGACCACGCCCTGTTCATGGGCTTCGCGCCGGTCGATCATCCACGCATCGCGGTCGCCCTGATCGTGGAAAACGCCGGCTGGGGCGCGAGCGCCGCCGCGCCGATCGCACGCAAGGTATTCGATGCGTGGCTGCTTCAGGATCAACCCGACATGCCCCCGAAACAGCCCAGCGTCGCGGCGAATGAGAACGGTGTGACTACTGCCGCAGCGCCCGTGACGCCCGCGCCACCCGCCGGGTCCCGCGTCGCCGGCAAACAGCCCGACACGCCGCCGCGCCGGCCGGACGCCTCGCGCAACCAGGCGGACGCGCCGCCGCGCCAACCGGTGGTCGCCGTCCGCACGGACGCCAGGCCGACCACGGGGACCGATCGATGA
- the mreD gene encoding rod shape-determining protein MreD encodes MVWGSVLLVWLISLLPWRLWGQAPDILILVIAFWCVHEPRRIGMVTAFVFGLLMDVHDAGVLGGNALSYTLVAYGAVILHRRLQRFDLLSQAMHMLPIFLVARLVTILIKAWIAGKWPGWDWAVGAAITAALWPVAGWLLHLPTRGADDAESASV; translated from the coding sequence ATGGTGTGGGGCTCGGTGCTGCTGGTGTGGCTGATTTCCCTGCTGCCCTGGCGGCTGTGGGGACAGGCGCCCGACATTTTGATTCTTGTCATCGCGTTCTGGTGCGTGCACGAACCGCGCCGCATCGGGATGGTGACGGCGTTTGTGTTCGGCTTGCTGATGGACGTGCATGACGCCGGCGTGCTGGGGGGCAACGCGCTGTCCTACACCCTGGTCGCCTATGGCGCCGTCATTCTTCATCGCCGCCTGCAGCGTTTCGACCTGTTGAGCCAGGCGATGCACATGCTGCCCATCTTCCTGGTGGCGCGTCTCGTAACCATCCTGATCAAGGCCTGGATAGCCGGCAAATGGCCGGGCTGGGACTGGGCCGTGGGCGCGGCCATCACCGCGGCCCTGTGGCCCGTTGCGGGCTGGCTGTTGCACCTGCCGACCCGCGGTGCCGACGATGCCGAGTCGGCATCGGTCTGA